The genomic window CTGGAAATCGTTTGCCGTGAGTCCAGGGGCCTGTCTCGCCATGTCGCGGGCGTCGTCGGGCAGGAGCGTGAAGCAGATCTTAGAGCGCGCGTTTACGTCGAACCCGGCCCGCATGCCGGGAGGCAGCTGCTCGCGATATTGGTGCGCGACATGGAGGCCGACTCCGTAGGAGCGGAAGACACTCATCGCGTCGCCGACCGAGGTCGGCAGGTGCAGGTAGTTCTGCACTTCGTCGACGTACACGAACCCTGGCCGCTTCATCGGGTCCTTCTCCGCGGCGCGTTCAGTTGCCGCCAGAAACAGCTCGGCGACTACTAGGCTGCCGAGCAGCTTCGATGCGCCTGCGCCGAGCAGTGCGTCGTTAAGCGGCACCAGGACGGTTTTCCTGTCGCGGAAGATGTCACGGATGCGGAAGCGCGGCCGTGACTGGCCGAGGACCCGCACGAGCGGCTTGCGCATGACGATCTTGCGAAGCTTGTTCAGCGGCGCGGCAATGACGGCAGCCCGCTGCCCGGGCCGCATTGCCTCGAAGTCGGCCCAGAAGGCAGCCAGCGTAGGGTCGCTTTGGACAGCGGCAATAACGGGGCGGCGGAAGGCTACGTCGGTCAGCAGTCTCGGCAGGTCGATGAGCGTGTACGGCTCCGCCCTGGTTTGTCCGGCCCGGGCGAGTGAGAGCAGTGCGCCTTGGATGAGGTACTCGGTGCGTGGCCCCCAGCCCTCCTGGAAAACCGCCGCGAGCGCAGCCAAGATGCCGTCGACGACGATGTCTGGGTCGCGGTCGCCGACGTCGAGCGGGTTGAAGCCGACGGGTGCTGCCTCATCAGTCGCGTCGAGGATCATGATCTGCCCGGCGGCCGAGGCGGGGGCTATGTCGAGGATGCGGTCGATGAGCTGCGCCTTGGGCTCGATCACGCAGCAAGCTCGCTTGGCATGGATGTCGGACAGGATGAGGTGCTCCAGCAAGGTCGACTTGCCGGAGCCGGTCGGTCCGATCGCGACGAGATGCTGGAGGCGGCTTTGCGGGTCAATCCCAATCGGGCGCGCGGGGCCCGGTGCGGTACCGGTGGCGAACACCGACTTAGTGCGACTGACGATCTCGGGAACTGGGAGAAGCCTCGGGTGGAGTGGCGGTACGCCCGGGTAGTCGCGATCGCCGAGCGGCCATGCCAATAGCGGGAGAATCTCGCTGCTGGTCAGCTGCAGGCCGCTGTCCTTAGGAACGGCGTGTTGCCACCGAGTAGGGGTGTCACGAACGAGAGAGAGGTGGACGCCTGGTGCTTCGATCGGCTGGAGCGCCCCGAAGAGTTCCCAGATAAGGGCGTGGCGACGCTTCACCGAGTCGGCGGTGACGCCGAGCCGCACTGTGGCGTCAAGTCGTGGCTCGGCCCAGTGGGTTCGCATTCGGCGCTGGGTTTCGGGGCTTGCCGGCCGGACGCCATCGAGGAGCCGGCCGGCGAGGGGCTGGAAGGGATCGGCGCCAGGACTGTTCAGCTGACGGCGACGATGCGCCCGCCCAAACACGATCTGCATAGCCAAACGCTCATCGCCGCGGGGCGCGGCCAGCGCTTGAAGGAGCGCGGCCACCAACAGCTCAGGGTCAATTTCCGCCAATGGTAGGCCTCCCGGGCGCGCCACTACCCGGCTGACAGAGGCCACGTCCGGGCCAACGGCGGCCTGGAACTGGGCGGCCGGTACGTAGCCCCGAAGGAGCCGCTTCAGGCGCTGGACGGCCGTCGAGGCGCAGGCGAGAACGGCCGAAGTGCCGTCCGCTCCGGCATAGACCTCAAGAGCGAACGGACGCGGAATGTCCGCGCCCATTAGGCGGCCGATAAGCGCGCTCAGATTCTCCGCGTCGAGCGGGCGTGGCAGGTGCAGTTGGGTGCGGACGATGACTTCAGGCATGGTCATCCTCCCGGGCGGGCGTGGCGTGTTGGTGAGCTTCGTCATCCGCGCGGGCGGCGGCTTCGAGCCGTGCTTGCTCCAGGCCGGCGGTAGTGATGATGCGGGCGATCTGTTCGGGGCGGACGTCGCGGTTGACGTCCGAGAACACCCAGACGCGGCGGTCTTGAGCCTTGCGATAGCGGCGGCGGTCACGACGGTTGCTCACGATGCACCTCCCTTCTGAAGGGTTCGCTTCGCTCCTCGGACGAGACGGATGAAGGGGGCCTCCCACCTGATTGGCGCTTGTTATGAACTCGCCCGTGCGAGTTGTCAAGTGGAATCGAACCTTGTTGTGCATTCCACAACGACACGACAGAGGTGAACGCGCTCATGCCTAGAACCGCCGACTCCACCAGTAGCGGTACGCCCAGACGGCAATACACCAGATGACCGCGATCGCGGCGATCAGCAGCAGCCAGCCCCAGATCTGCGTCAACAGTTCCAGCGCGAACCAGAGGGCGAGAACTCCGCCGAGTAGCAGTAGGCAGGCCCGGAAGAAGCGCTGCGGTGTGGGAGTGGGCGTCTCGTCGGCCATTACGCATCACCGAGCCCTCCGCTGAGTCCGGTCTCCACTCGCGTGAAATCGGACGGCACTGGATAGCCCGGGATGCTGATGTCGGACTCGACCTCGTTGCCCCAGACCGACCAGTCCGCGTGGCTGTTCGGGCGGGCCCGGGCGAACAGCTCGAGATAGGGACCATCGAGGACCCGCTCGATGAGCGGGATCATTTCCTCCGGCTTTCTTGAATGCTCCTGCCGTGGAAAGAGGAGCGTCGAACGCTGGCCCCGGAACTTGAACGGCGCCCGGCCACGAATGCCGTGCAACAGAATCTCGTGACTGCCTCGGAAGTAGTTCCCAAGGCCCATGTAGTACTTGTCCCAGACGGCGTTCGTCTTGTACGTGAAGCCCCAGGCCGTCATGACTTCGAGCGCCGCCGGCAGGGCCGCGTTGGTGGTCCAGAGCAGCAGCGTGGCGTTCTCGGCAGCGAGGTCCCCGACCGGTATCGCCTTGATGCGGTCCAAGGTCATGAGGTCGTAGTGCTGGACGGCACCGCGTTCACCGGTCTGGGCGATGTCCCAGGGCGGGTCGGCGTAGATGACGGCGAACTTGTGCGCTGTATTGGGTTCGATGGTGGTCATATCGAGGTACTCCTTTCTCACATCACGCCGCGTGGGGGTGGCGAAGATTGGTTATGCGCCGAGCGGTCGAAGCTGTCAATCGTCCGTTCGGCGTCGTTGCGGAAACCACAACGGCAGAGAGGGAGGGGTGAGCCTGCGTGTGGCCGCAGGCCCACCCCGATTCGGAGTGCCTTACTCCGGGCGGTTCGGCAGTCGGCCGGTTGCCAGGTAGGACTCGCGAATGAGCGCCTTTCGGGCCTCGTGGGCGTCGGCCCCGAGTTGCCCGGCGAGCTGGAGAATTGTCTGGCGCAGCTCGTCCTGCTTGCGGTCCAGCTCAGCTTCCGCTGCAGCCAGCCGACGACGCTTCCGCTCACGCTCCTGCCATGCGATGTCGTCGCCGACCTCGACAAGCCATCCGATGAGCTGACCGAGCAGCAGGAACGGGAGGGCGATGAGAGCGAGGATGCCGATGAGCATCAGCCCCACCTCCGGATCGCTGCTGCGGCGCCGAGCGTGTAGCTATCGACGATCTCGCGGTAGCGGGCCTCCCCGAGCGGGGCGACCGTGATCAGGTGCTGTTCGAGCGCGGTCAGGGCGCCCACGTGCTCGAGCGCGGTGTGGGTGAGGAGGGCACGGCCGTCTTCGGTGAGCTTGGCGACGACAGCGCGAGCCTGCACCCGTTCGACCTCGCGGCGGGTCTGGCGCTGGATTCCCAGCGAGAGTGACGCAAGGTTCTGAGAGGACTGGCCGAGTGCGCTCCCCGTGGGAAGCAGTTCGGTGTTGTTCACGAGATTCCTTCCGGGATTCGGTGACTACGGCGGTTCTGCCGCAATCCAAGGCTGGAAGGGTCCGGCGCGTGCCGAACCGGGGCTGCGGTCCTGCTACGACAAGCTGTCGGCGCTGCTGCGCCCTACCGCGTTCTACGGCTACGCGGCTTGACTGAACCCTCTGCCCGGCTCATAATTCGGCGCGAAAGGAGGGGAAATGACAGACGACGCAACTCAGGAAGAGCTTCGCCGACTCCTGGGGCGATCAACTCGGCACGGGATGTATACGTCGTTAGCGACCCGGGCCGGCCTGCCGCTTCCTTCAGTGCGCTCGGGCTTTCGGCTCTCTGTCGATTCGGTCGAGCAAGTCGTGCAGGACACCACACCCACCGATGTGTCCCGCTGGATCAATGCTCTGTATGTAAAGCGCGTGGAGGATCTCCCGCTCGACGCCGCGGACCTCTTCAAACTCCGAGTCCTGCTGCTATTCGGTTTGGGGCAGGCTCGTTACTTGAAAGCGGAGGAACGCCGGCTCGCCCTTGCACGGACGTACCGGATCAGCGCGCTGTCCGGAGAGAACCCGTCGCTTGGGGCACACCAGTTTCGCAACCGCGCTTCGGATGTCTTTCGAGCCGAGCGCGACCAACTCATCGGTGAAACAGCCCGGCTAGTGTCAAGCTCCATCGTGCAGGTGACGCCAAACGAAGCGCGGAAGACGAGCCCATCCGCGGCCATCATGGCCTCGAACGACTACAGGATCGTCGACTACGACGACCAGCACATCTATCCAGCAAGCGGCGCTCACGAGCGTTCCGTAATCCGCCGCCGCACGATCAAGGCGCTCCGCGACGGTGTAAATCAGTTCCGCGCCCAGTACACCCTCACCTCAGTCCGGGGCGTCATCCCCCGGCCACGGATCGTTGGTATCGGGCAGCTCACCATCGAGCATGCCCGCCCACATGAAGAGAACGGCCAGTCGGGCGAGCGTTACGACCTCGTGATCAACTTCCCGCCGCTCAAGAAGGACCAGACTCGCGTACTGCAGTGGGTTGTGGAGCGTGAACAGCAGCCCACCCGCGCCGGAGGGAGCGGCATCCAGGTCGCTGGGGTCACTCCGGCGGTCGCCATAGATCATGCGACTATCTCGATGCGCTTCGAATCTTCTGTCCTGCCCGCACGGTGTTGGCGGTTCGACAGCGTCGAGCCCGGCGATGCTTCGCTGGAAGAACTCGGCTCGGGTGAGCTGAGGATGCAGAGCGGTTACGTCAGCGCCGAGTGGGACCAACCGCTCACCGGTCGCGCTTCAGGAATCGCGTGGCGCTGGTAGATCACGTGTGACCTGACTTATCCTGAGTATCACCGGCACAAAGGGGGCATCATGCTGAGCGTCCGAGGAAACCAGCACCAGCGCCGCATGCTCCGCGGTGGCGGAGGCGATGGCCCCGACAACGATGGTCCTGATACGGACATGAGTACCGGTCACGAAGGTAACGGACCTGACTTCGGGCCCAGTGGCAGCCGGTAGGCCCACCTGATCGGCTATCAGGAGCGCACGGACTGGATGGGAAGCCAGATCCTGACGCTTGCTGACGTCTGGCCAGACGATCCCCGAGCCATGATCGTAGGCCTAAATCCCGCTCCCGAAAGCGTTGCTGCCGGGCACTATTACCAGGGTCGGGCGGGCCGCGGTCAACTACTAAAGCTGGCCGATACTGGACTCTTCCCACGCCCGAGCGGGCCGCATTTCGAGGGAGTGGCACTGGCATCAGGTGTCGGTTTCACCGACATCGTCAAGCGTCCAAGCGTAGGCGAAGGCGACGTCACGAAGGAGGAAATCCGATACGGAAGCGCGCAACTGGCTGACAAGCTAGGAAGTGCTGGGATGGGACTCGTGATCTGCGTATTCCGGCACCCAGTAAGGGCGCTGCTTGGCACAGATACAGGGCCGGGATTGCAGCCGACGATTACGTCTTGGGGTGGGCGTGTATTCCGTATGCCGGGCCCCTATGACAAGCGAGAGAACGTGCAGCGGGTTCTACAACAGCTGTCTTCGATCGTGTCGGCCCTTTAGGTGACCAGTTCGGGCGTGTCGTGGTTTCAACAACGAACCCGACCGGAAGATTGACACTCAGATTGATCGGTCCATAGTCGACCTCGCTCCTCGTCGGCTTGCGGCCTCAGCGATGAACCATTCGGGTTCGTCGGCCGCTTCTGATGAGGAGGCTCACGATGAGTGAGAACATTCCCGCCGCCGGCCAGGCGGCACCCAGTCCTGTGCGAACGCTCGCCGTGCGCATCAGCGACGACCTGCGGGCACAGTTGGACGTGATCGCTCAACTGAACAACCGCAGCGTCACCGAGGAAATCCGTATCGCTCTCGAATCTTGGGTGCAGACCTCCAAGTCCGACCCAAAGGTGCTCGCGAGGGCCGAGACGGTGCGGGCCGAGATCGAGCGCGAAGCGAAGACCAAGCAGAGCGCAATCGAAGCGATCTTCGGGGGTACCGCTTCTGCGTCGAAGCCTACGCGAAGCAAGCCGGCATCCGGCTGACCCATGGCCGTCCCAGGTGGGAGCGCGATGCGCTCGCACACGGGACGGCCTTTCAATTGCATTCACGATCCCTCCCGCTCTGCGTTGCGAATTCCCCATACACTCAACTCCACTGACGCCGAGCAAGAGGAGATCGCGGTGGCCAACTCGCAAGCGGTGGGCCTGGCAAACCAGGCAGAGAAGCACGCCCGCGCGGCCAAGAGCATTGCTGGTGGTGATCAAGTGTCAAAGGAGCTCGCGCAAGCGATTGAGTACCTCGCCCAAGCCGTCGCCTCCATTGCTTCGAAGCAGAGCAACCCGTAAGGACTTCAAGAAAATCCCCGGTCATGGTATAAATAGGGCAGATATCGCCGCCGGTTCGAGGGTAACTCCCGACGGGGGATCACCTGCAGTTTCGCCAAGCTTGTGTCGGCGTCCGCCGATACGCTGAGGGCACGCACGTGGGTAACCATGACAACCACCTCGGTGTGGAGGAGAAGACGTAACGACATGATGAGCAGACCGACAACCCGAGCCGCAGCAACACCGAAGTCGCCGAAGGTGGTGGCGTGGTAGTGGCTCTCAAGAAGTCGGATCTGTACAGCTCGCTCTGGGCTGGCGCTGACGAGCTTCGCGGCGGCATGGACGCCTCGCAGTACAAGGACTATGTGCTGACCCTGCTGTTCGTAAAGTACGTCTCGGACAAGGCGAAGGCCGACCCGGACAGCCTCGTCGAAGTGCCTAAGGGTGGTTCATTCGACGACCTCGTAGCGCTCAAAGGCAAGCCGGACATCGGCGAGAAAATTAACGTCGCCATCCGCCTCCTCGCTGACGCCAACGACCTGCAGGGCGTCATCAACAACGCCGACTTCGATGACCCAACGAAGCTCGGCGAAGGCAAGGCCATGCAGGACCGCCTCACCAAGCTGATCGGCATCTTCCAAGATCTCGACTTCTCGGGCTCGCGTGCCGAAGGTGACGACCTGCTTGGCGACGCATACGAGTACCTGATGCGACACTTCGCGACCGAGTCAGGCAAGAGTAAGGGACAGTTCTACACGCCGGCCGAAGTCTCGCGTGTCATGTCGCAACTGATCGGCATCACATCGAGCACCCCGAAGTCGGCGACAGTGTACGACCCGACCTGTGGTTCGGGTTCACTCCTACTGAAGGTCGCTGACGCGGCGCCCAACGGCCTGTCGATCTACGGGCAGGAGAAGGACAACGCCACCTGGGCGCTGGCGCGAATGAACATGATCTTGCACGGCAACGAAACCGCCGACATCCGCATGGGCGACACACTTGTCGACCCGAAGTTCCGCTCCGGCGACACTCTTGACACGTTCGACTTCTTGGTCGCCAATCCGCCGTTCTCCGTCAAGTCGTGGACCAGCGGCCTCGAGAAGGAGTATGGCCGCTTCGATGGCTACGTCCGGCCTCCCGAGAAGAACGGCGACTTCGCTTTCCTGCTGCACATGATCAAGTCGCTTAAGTCGACTGGGAAGGGTGCCGTCATCCTGCCTCACGGCGTGCTGTTCCGCGGCAACACCGAGGCGACCATCCGCCGGGAGCTCATCAAGCGCAGCTACATCAAAGGCATCATCGGCCTGCCAGCCAACCTGTTCTACGGCACCGGCATCCCGGCGTGCATCATCGTGCTCGACAAGGAGAACGCCCAGGCCCGCACCGGAATCTTCATGATCGATGCCTCAAAGGGCTTCGAGAAGGACGGCCCGAAGAACCGCCTTCGCCCGCGAGACATGCACAAGATCGTCGACGTCTTCACCAAGCAGCTGGAGGTCGAGCGCTACTCCCGGATGGTGCCAGTCTCGGAGATTGCCGATCCGAAGAACGACTATAACCTCAATATTCCGCGCTACATCGACTCGTCCGAGCCTGAGGACATCCAGGACTTGCACGCCCACCTCCAAGGCGGTATCCCGAATCGTGACCTCGACGCACTGCAACCATATTGGGATGCCTTTCCATCCCTGCGGGCGAGCCTGTTCAGGCCGCTGCGGGATGGCTACTCCGAGCTGGACGTCGATAAGTACGAAGTCCAGGCCGCGATAGTCGGCTCATCGGAATATCAAGCCTTCAGCGCCAGCACCGCCGACGCCGTGGCTGGATGGTGGGTGGCGCATCGTGAGGTACTCGAGTCGATCGCCAGCACGACCCGACCGAGCGAGCTGATCGCCGACCTTGGGGAAACCCTGCTCGACTCGTTCCGTGCCCGACCGTTGGTCGACGAGTACGGCGTCTACGAACAGCTCATGAGCTACTGGAACGACGTCATGCACGACGACGTCGCCCTCATCATGAGCGAGGGCTGGGACGCCGCAGCCAAACCACGTAAGACGATTGAGAACAAGGAGCGAAAGCTCTCTGAGGTTCCGGATCTAGTGGTCGGTGCCGGACGTAGCGCCACCAAATACAAGATGGATCTTGTCCCGCCGGCCTTGATTGTGGCCCGCTATTTCTCAGATGAGCGCGCCAAGCTCGACGAGCTCAACGATGCTGCTGAAGCCGCGACACAATCAGTGGACGAGTACGTCGAAGAGAACGCGGGTGAGGACGGTCTCCTCGCCGATGCGATGGACGACGACAAGATCTCGAAGGCTCTCGCGGTTGCGCGGTTGCGTAAGGCGAAGATCGAAGATTCAGCAGGCGATGAGGTAACAGCCCTGACGACGCTTGTCAGTCTGTACGACGCAGAAGCTGCCGCCAAGAGGGCCGCCAAGGAGGCCTCCGCTGCACTCGATGACGCGACGCTCAAGCAGTACGGAAAGCTCACAACCGCCGAGGTCCAGAGTCTCATCATCAACGAGAAATGGGGAGCGACGGTCGCCCGAGGCGCTACGTCCGAGCCCTCAGCGCGAACTCATGAGCTTGTGTCACGCATTCGTGAGTTGGGCGAGCGTTATGACGAGACCCTAGGCGCTCTCGAGGCCGAGGTTGAGGCGCTCAGCGCGAAAGTTGCCGAGCACCTGGCGACGATGGGGGTCAAGTCATGACTGGCTTCTTCACCTCAAGCCTCGGTGAATTGGGTGAAGCGATAATCGGGCTGACGTACTCTCCGGCACAGGTCAGTTCGAACGGAACCCTCGTGCTGCGGTCATCGAATATACAAAACGGTCGGCTCTCGCTGGCGGACACCGTGTACGTTGATGCGCCGATACCCGAAAAACTGCGCGTTCGAGAATCAGACATCTTGATATGCGTACGTAACGGGAGCCGCCCGTTGATCGGAAAGAGTCTCTACCTCGACGAACGAGTTGTCGGCGAGACCTTCGGCGCGTTCATGACGGTGTATCGCTCACCGATGAATTCCTATCTACGTTTCTTCTTTCAGTCTGAGGCATTCAAACGTCAGGTCGATGAGCACCTGGGTGCGACCATCAATCAGATTACTAACAGAAGCCTTCGCGGTTTCCTCGTCAGCTATCCAAGCGCGCCTGAGCGGAATGAGATCTCGGCTCGACTTACCGATGCCGACCACCTGATTGCCTCGCTAGAGCGAGTCATCGCCAAGAAGCGCGCAATCAAGCAGGGCATGATGCAACAACTCCTGACCGGTCGCACGCGATTGCCCGGATTCTCAAGCGACTGGCCGGTAGTGCCACTTCTTGACCTTGTTTCTATTCGCAACGGACAGGTGGATCCACGGCTGCCTGAGTACCAAAGCCTGACGTTGATTGCCCCCGACCACGTCGAAGTCGGAACGGGCAGGCTGACGGCGCGCGTTTCTGCCGCCGACCAGCGTGCGATAAGCGGCAAGTACTTGGTAGAGGCGGGTGACATTGTGTACGGAAAAATCAACCCACACCTAAAGAAGGTTGTGCTCGCCGAAGAATCCGCCCTCTGTAGTGCTGACATGTATCCGTTGTCCCCGAGGCGGGGCATCGATGGTGCATACGTCTTCTATCATCTGCTCGGTGATGCATTCACGAACTTTGCGGTCAGCCTCTCCCGCCGGAGTGGTATTCCCAAGATCAATCGCAAGGAGCTGCGTGGTTATCGCATG from Agromyces aurantiacus includes these protein-coding regions:
- a CDS encoding type IV secretory system conjugative DNA transfer family protein codes for the protein MPEVIVRTQLHLPRPLDAENLSALIGRLMGADIPRPFALEVYAGADGTSAVLACASTAVQRLKRLLRGYVPAAQFQAAVGPDVASVSRVVARPGGLPLAEIDPELLVAALLQALAAPRGDERLAMQIVFGRAHRRRQLNSPGADPFQPLAGRLLDGVRPASPETQRRMRTHWAEPRLDATVRLGVTADSVKRRHALIWELFGALQPIEAPGVHLSLVRDTPTRWQHAVPKDSGLQLTSSEILPLLAWPLGDRDYPGVPPLHPRLLPVPEIVSRTKSVFATGTAPGPARPIGIDPQSRLQHLVAIGPTGSGKSTLLEHLILSDIHAKRACCVIEPKAQLIDRILDIAPASAAGQIMILDATDEAAPVGFNPLDVGDRDPDIVVDGILAALAAVFQEGWGPRTEYLIQGALLSLARAGQTRAEPYTLIDLPRLLTDVAFRRPVIAAVQSDPTLAAFWADFEAMRPGQRAAVIAAPLNKLRKIVMRKPLVRVLGQSRPRFRIRDIFRDRKTVLVPLNDALLGAGASKLLGSLVVAELFLAATERAAEKDPMKRPGFVYVDEVQNYLHLPTSVGDAMSVFRSYGVGLHVAHQYREQLPPGMRAGFDVNARSKICFTLLPDDARDMARQAPGLTANDFQTLPKYHIYAHLLAGGTPAGWCSAVTLPPPPTVGAAEAIRATSRDLYGALPLLAEAHVGASVEAAEPAATQGRGAHQKARRP
- a CDS encoding MT-A70 family methyltransferase; the encoded protein is MTTIEPNTAHKFAVIYADPPWDIAQTGERGAVQHYDLMTLDRIKAIPVGDLAAENATLLLWTTNAALPAALEVMTAWGFTYKTNAVWDKYYMGLGNYFRGSHEILLHGIRGRAPFKFRGQRSTLLFPRQEHSRKPEEMIPLIERVLDGPYLELFARARPNSHADWSVWGNEVESDISIPGYPVPSDFTRVETGLSGGLGDA
- a CDS encoding uracil-DNA glycosylase family protein; protein product: MGSQILTLADVWPDDPRAMIVGLNPAPESVAAGHYYQGRAGRGQLLKLADTGLFPRPSGPHFEGVALASGVGFTDIVKRPSVGEGDVTKEEIRYGSAQLADKLGSAGMGLVICVFRHPVRALLGTDTGPGLQPTITSWGGRVFRMPGPYDKRENVQRVLQQLSSIVSAL
- a CDS encoding type I restriction-modification system subunit M produces the protein MALKKSDLYSSLWAGADELRGGMDASQYKDYVLTLLFVKYVSDKAKADPDSLVEVPKGGSFDDLVALKGKPDIGEKINVAIRLLADANDLQGVINNADFDDPTKLGEGKAMQDRLTKLIGIFQDLDFSGSRAEGDDLLGDAYEYLMRHFATESGKSKGQFYTPAEVSRVMSQLIGITSSTPKSATVYDPTCGSGSLLLKVADAAPNGLSIYGQEKDNATWALARMNMILHGNETADIRMGDTLVDPKFRSGDTLDTFDFLVANPPFSVKSWTSGLEKEYGRFDGYVRPPEKNGDFAFLLHMIKSLKSTGKGAVILPHGVLFRGNTEATIRRELIKRSYIKGIIGLPANLFYGTGIPACIIVLDKENAQARTGIFMIDASKGFEKDGPKNRLRPRDMHKIVDVFTKQLEVERYSRMVPVSEIADPKNDYNLNIPRYIDSSEPEDIQDLHAHLQGGIPNRDLDALQPYWDAFPSLRASLFRPLRDGYSELDVDKYEVQAAIVGSSEYQAFSASTADAVAGWWVAHREVLESIASTTRPSELIADLGETLLDSFRARPLVDEYGVYEQLMSYWNDVMHDDVALIMSEGWDAAAKPRKTIENKERKLSEVPDLVVGAGRSATKYKMDLVPPALIVARYFSDERAKLDELNDAAEAATQSVDEYVEENAGEDGLLADAMDDDKISKALAVARLRKAKIEDSAGDEVTALTTLVSLYDAEAAAKRAAKEASAALDDATLKQYGKLTTAEVQSLIINEKWGATVARGATSEPSARTHELVSRIRELGERYDETLGALEAEVEALSAKVAEHLATMGVKS
- a CDS encoding restriction endonuclease subunit S: MTGFFTSSLGELGEAIIGLTYSPAQVSSNGTLVLRSSNIQNGRLSLADTVYVDAPIPEKLRVRESDILICVRNGSRPLIGKSLYLDERVVGETFGAFMTVYRSPMNSYLRFFFQSEAFKRQVDEHLGATINQITNRSLRGFLVSYPSAPERNEISARLTDADHLIASLERVIAKKRAIKQGMMQQLLTGRTRLPGFSSDWPVVPLLDLVSIRNGQVDPRLPEYQSLTLIAPDHVEVGTGRLTARVSAADQRAISGKYLVEAGDIVYGKINPHLKKVVLAEESALCSADMYPLSPRRGIDGAYVFYHLLGDAFTNFAVSLSRRSGIPKINRKELRGYRMPAPSREEQRAIGTALRDVDLEIAVIERRLESTRAIKRGMMQELLTGRTRLSVSKVAA